The genome window AGGCGCTTGTCACGCAAGCTGGCCCGCCGAAAAAGTGGCGCTGCCCTCCCCCCGACCCCCTCCCAACTTCGTTGGGAGGGGGCGAGATTCTTAGGGGAGGTGCGCGGCGGCTGCGCCGCCGCGCACCTCCCCGTTAGCTTTGCCCCTGCTCCGCCGCGCGCGCGGGGGAGCAGGGGCAGGGGATGAGGGGGCATATTGGCAGCCGACTCCAAAATGAGAATTGCTGCGCCCACTCTGACCGACGCTACGCGTTTGCCATTTGCCCATCGTTAAGCGTACAATCCGCCTGTATCCGCCCCCATACACACCCGACAGGAGACCGTATGACTACCCATGACTTGACGGGTATCATCCCGCCGATGACGACTGCGTTTGACACAAGGGAGAACATCGACACCGGAGCGGTGACCGCGCAGGTGCAGTTCCTGGCCAGCGCGGGCGTGAATGGCATCTGCGCCGGCGGCAGCATCGGCGAAGGCTACACGCTCGAAGCGCGCGAACTCGAAACGCTCTGGACGACTGTCGCGCGCGCCGCCAGCCCGCGGCCGCTGGTCGCCGGCATCATCGTCAACAGCACGAAGCAGGCGATCGAGCGTTGCCGCATCGCCAAAGGCGCCGGCGCCGGCGCGCTGCAGGTGACGCCCCCGCACTACCTGTTCAAGCCGGACGACGAAGCATGCCTGGCGCACTTCCGCGATATCGCCGAAGCGACCGACCTGCCGGTGCTGATCTACAACGTGATCCCGTGGTGCTACCTGTCGGCTGCGCTGATGATCCGCATCATGCGCGAGGTGCCGGGCGTGCTCGGCGTCAAGCAAAGCAATAGCGATATGAAGGCCGTGGCCGACCTGCTGATGGACCTGCCGCCCGGCAAGATCGTGCACTCGGCGATCGACGCATTGCTCTACCCGACCTTCGCGCTCGGCGCGCACGGTTCGATTGCGGCCGTGCCGTCGGCTGTCCCGTTTGAGACGGTGGCGATGTGGAACGCGGTGCAGAAGAAAGACTACGCGACCGCCGAACGACTGACATGGCCGATCCTGCGGTTATGGAACACGATCGCGGGCGACCTGCTGCCGTCGGGCGTCAAGTACGTGCAGTCGCTGCAAGGCGTACCGAGCGGCTATCCGCGCCGGCCGATGCGCGACCTCAGCGACGATCAGAAGTCCCGCGTCCGCGAGGCGTTCGCCGCGCTGAAAGCAGTCTAGCGATCCGCGAATCACGCGCATAGACGCCAATTGCATCGTCGAGTGTTCAGCGCGCGAAGCCGGAAGGGCTTGTCCTTCCGGCTTCGCCGTTTTCACCGTCCAGGCTCAAGGTCAACTAAACCCCGGTCGATGTGCGTTCTGCTGCATGACCCAAGGCTTCGATTGCGGTGCTCGCTCGCTTGACAGCCGTCCGACTGTCGATTACACTTCGGGTATTCACACTTTGAGTAATCAATCCCTGTCATGAGTCGCACCACCCGCGCCCCGCTCGCGATGGAGCATGCCCTGCTCGGCTTTCTGCGCCGGCGCCCGATGCACGGCTACGAGCTCTATCAGCAGCTGTGCGACCCGCACGGGCTGTGGCTCATCTGGCGCATCAAGCAGAGCCAGCTCTACGCCCTGCTCGCCAAGCTCGAATCCGAGGGACTGGTCAGCGCGACGCTTCAGACGCAGGAGACGCGCCCGCCCCGCCGGGTCTTCCGGCTGACGCGCGCCGGCCGCGACCGCTTCCTCACCTGGGTGCGCTCGCCGGTGCCGCACGGCCGCGACCTGCGCCAGGACTTCCTCGCCAAGCTGTATTTCGCCGCGCGCGAAGGCGCCGGGGCGGCCGCCGCACTTGTCGCAGTACAGCAAGCGGAATGTCGCGCGTGGCTGGACGAGCGACGCACCGGTTCGCCTGCCGATGGTGCGCCATTCGAGGCGCTCGTCAAAAACTTCCGGCTTCATCAGATCGAAGCGATGCTGGCCTGGCTCGACACGGGCACGCCCGCACTGATCGCGGCGGCCGCGGACAGTTGAGAAGCGCATGACGACCCTGAGCGACTGGCTGGCTGCGCCCGCGCGCGGCGACGACCTGGCCGCACGGCGCGCCGTGCATGCCCCGTTGTGGCTGGCGGCCGTGCCGTTCCTGCTGTTCATCACGCTGCCGGTCGCCGCGCTGCTGCTGAGCACCTCGCCGGGCGGCGCATGGGAGAACCTGCAGCGGCCGGACGTTGCATTGGCCGTGCGCCTGAGCATCGGCACCAGCCTGACGGCCACCCTGCTGTCGATCGCCTTCGGTACGCCGGTCGCCATGCTGATGGCCTGGCGCACCTTCCCGCTCAAGCGCGTGCTCGACACGTTCATCGACCTGCCAACCGTGCTGCCCCCGGCGGTCGCGGGCGTCGCGCTGCTGCTCGCGTTCGGGCGGCGCGGTCTGCTCGGTTCCACGCTCGACACGCTCGGCATCGATATCGCCTTCACGACTGCAGCCGTGATCATCGCGCAGACGTTCATCGCATCGCCGTTTTACGTTAAATCGGCCATCGTCGGCTTCGCGTCGATCGAGCGCGAGATGCTGGAAGCTGCCGCGCTCGACGGCGCCGATCGCTGGCAGTTGTTTCGCTTCGTGCTGGCGCCGCTGGCGTGGACGGCGTTGGCCGGCGGCGCGGTGCTCACCTTTGCGCGCGCGCTCGGCGAGTTCGGCGCGACCATCATCTTCGCCGGCAACTTCCCCGGCCGCACACAGACGATGCCACTGGCGATCTATCTCGGTTTTGAGCTTCACCTCGACGTCGCGCTGACGCTTTCCTTGATTCTGGTCAGCTTCGCGTTTGCCGCCCTGATCATCATCAAGACTTTCCTGCGGCAGTCATAGGCCGCCCGGCGTCGGCGCCGTCGCGGCTGTGTTATACTGTCATGGCGGATCGGTGGACGTGCCGCCAGGACGCGAGGGGGGGGGAGACGACATGATTGACGCCATTCAGAGCCGGCTCCGGCAAGCGGTGGCGCCACGCGCCATCGACCAGACCGCGCTGGAAAAACGGCGGCTGGCCGCACTGTTCACCATTGCGCTGTTCAAGCTGTTCAACTTCTTCGGCGGGGCCTGGGACATTCAGTGGCACGTCGCCATCGGGCGCGACAGCCTCTGGATTCCGCCGCACCTGCTGGTGGTCGTCGCCTTCGTCGGCGGGCTGGCGATCGCGCTCGCCTGGGTTATCTACGAAAGCGAGTTGGCCCGCAGCGGCCAGCGACTGACCGGCGCCTGGCGCTTCGGGACGCTGGAAGCGGCCCCGCCGTTCTGGGGCGTCCTCGTCGCGTATGTCGCCGCCTTGAATGGCGGCGGCTTCGATGAGTTGTGGCACCGCGCCTTCGGCATCGACGCGACGCTCTGGAGCCCGCCGCACCTCTTCATCATGCTCTCGACCATGCTCGTCGACCTGAGCCTGCTGACCGGCATGGCGACGTCGGCGCGGCGGCTCGGTGTGCCGTTCGCGCGCGGAAGCTCCCTGTTCTGGGGTGTCGGCCTGCCGGGCGCGTTCCTGTTCGAGGCGTTCAACTTCCAGATGAGCCAGGCGTTCGTGGAAGGCTACAAAGTGCAGGGCGCCGGGCTGTACGGCCTGCTCTTCCCGGTGCTGGTCGGCGCGTTTTTCCCCCTCGCGCTGGTGCTGGCGGTGCGCGTGGTGAGGCGCTTCAGCGTCGGCCTGCTGATGTTCGGCATCGCGTTCGTCCTGCAACTGGTCAGTGTGGGCGTTACCGCGGCCGGCTTTGCCATTTTGCAGCCGGTCTCAGTCACCACGGAGTTCATCCGCAACAATCCCGACTCGACGGTGGCAATCTCCACGGTGTTCATGTCGGCCGTGGGGCTCTCCGGCTGGGTCGGCTTCGGGCAAGCGTGGATGCTCGCGCTGTCGCTGCCGCCCCTGCTGCTCGTCGCGTTGCTCGACCGGATCGCCTGGGCGCGCCCGCGCATGTGGATTGCCGCGCCGATTTACAGCGCCAGCCTGGTCATCACGGCGTTCGCGTGGTACAAGCAGTTGCCCGTGCTGCGCGACTACCCGATCGGCGCGAGCGATCTGCTGCTGGGCATCGTGTTGAGCGCGGGCGCGGGCCTGCTGACCGGATTGATCGGCTACCGCGTCGCGCGCATTGTGCCGGACGAGAGCGGGATGTAGCCGGCTATTTGTCCCTCTTTCGTTCGCGTGCTATAACGTATTGCGCGCTGCGTACGGTCACTCGCGCACCATCCCATCCTGCACAGGCCATGCCCTTGAACGTCCAGATCTACGACACCGCCGATGCCTTTGACACGCTGAGTTCCGAATGGAGCGCCCTGTTGGGACGCGCCGCCACCAATACGCTTTTCCTGACGCGAGAGTTTCAGGCCAACTGGTGGCAACACTTCGGCGCCGAGGGCGGCCTGCGGCTGGTCGTCGTCCGCGACGATGCGGGCGCGCTGGCAGGCATCGTGCCGCTATACGCCGAGCCGCCGGTGGACGGGCGCGTGGCGCTGCGGCTGATCGGCGGCGTCGAGGTGGCCGACTACTGTGACATCATTGCGCCGCGCGGCAGCGAAGAGACGGTGATCGCCGCGGCGTTCGACGCGCTGTGCACGCGGGACAACTGGCATGTGCTCGACCTGCGCAACCTGCCGGCTGCGTCGGCGACGCGAACGCTGATGGCCGCGCAGGCTACCGCGCGCGGGTTCAGCGCAGAGGAGCGCGTCGAGGAGGTCTGTCCAGTCATCACCCTGCCCGAGACGTTCGACGCCTACCTCGAAACGCTCGACAAGAAGCAGCGGCACGAGGTGCGCCGCAAGCTGCGCAAAGCGCACGCCGAGGCGGAGATCAACTGGTACGTCACCGGCGCCACGCACGATCTCGACCAGGCGCTGAGCGACTTCATCGACCTGCACCAGAAATCGCAGCAGAACAAAGACTCGTTCATGACCCCGGCGATGCAGGCATACTTCCGCGACCTGGCGCGCATCATGCTGGCGGCCGGCTGGCTGGAACTGTCGTTCATCGAGGTCAACGGCCAGCGCGCCGCGACCTATTTCAGCTTCGTGTACGACAAACAGACGCTGCTGTACAACTCGGGCTATGATCCGCAGGCGTACGCCGCGCTCAGCCCCGGCATTGTCCTGCTCAGCCACCTGATCGAGCACTCGATCGAGCAGAAACGGACCCACTTCGACTTCCTGCAAGGCAGCGAGACGTACAAGTACCGCATGGGCGCGGTGGACACACACGTCCACATGTTGACTGTTTCTCGATAGATTTCCTCCGTTTTTCTGCATGGCCGGTGCGACGTGGCAGTCCCGGCCTTAAAGCTGACGCTACGCGGCCTGATCTTTAAGGCAATCCGCTTGCATTCCCCTTGACCCTGTGATACACTTTCCCCTGTCGTGCCCATATTTAGTAATAGTCACGCCATTGACCACTATATATAGTGCGCTATGAAATGTCCATTCTGCGCTAACGCAGACTCCAAGGTCATCGATACCCGCGAAGTGGGTGGCGGCATTCGGCGTCGCCGCGAGTGCTTCAAGTGCCACCAGCGCTTCACGACGTACGAGCGCGTCGCGCCGATCCACCTCATGGTGATCAAAAACGACGGCCGGCGCGAGGAATTCAACCGCGAGAAGATCTTCCGCAGCGTGCAGTTGGCGTGCGCCAAGCGGCCGGTGTCCGCCGAACAGATGGAGCAGGTGGTCACCGAGATCGAAACCGAGTTGTTCAGCATCGGCCAGGCCGAGGTGCGCAGCGATCTGGTCGGCCAGAAAGTCATGGAGAAACTGCGCGCGCTGGACGATGTGGCGTACGTGCGTTTCGCCTCCGTCTACCGAAAATTCGCGGACGTGGACAGCCTCGCGGACGAGATCAAGGCGCTCAAGGAGCGCAAGCAGCGCGAGGAAGAACTCAAAGCGCAACTCAAACTTATTTAATCCCCGGGCGGGCCGTGCGTCCCTGCTGGACAGGGACGCGCGCCCGCCTTTTTGTTTTTATCTTTGCGGACTGGAATGGCCCGCAATAACCATTTTTGCAGGGAGAGCACACATGCTGATCGAAAAGCGCGGCCAGGCACTCAACCCCGTTTCGCTCGTGGTCATGCCCACGACCATCACCAAGCGCGACGGGCGCGTGGTGATGTTCGACATCGAGCGGATCGAGAACGCGATGGCGCGCTGTTTTGCCTCGCTCGGACGCACGCCCAGCACCCCGATTAAAGCGCTGTCGCGGCAGGCGGTGAACATCATATCCGCCAAGTTCGAGCGGCCGGCCGTCGAGGACGTGCAGGACGTGGTCGAGATGGTGCTGCAGGCGGCCGGCGAGTACGAGGCGGCCAAGCACTACATCCTCTACCGCGCCGAGCACGCCAAGCAGCGCAAGGAGCGCCCGATCCCGGATGCCGTGCGCGCCGCGTTTGACGAGTCCGACAGCTACTTCCCGACGCAACTGCAGAAGTTCCAGTTCTACGACAAGTACTCGCGCTTCAACTACGATCTCGGCCGCCGCGAGACGTGGATCGAGACGGTCGATCGCGCGGTCGACTACTTGCGTGAGCTGTCGCAGTCGCGCCTGCCCGGCGAGACGTACGCGCGCATCCGCGCCGGCATGCTCGGCATGCGCGCCATGCCGTCGATGCGCCTGCTGGCGATGGCCGGCGCCGCCGCGCGTCGCAACAACATTGCGATCTACAACTGCTCGTACCAGCCGGTCGAGAGCATCGACTCATTCGTCGAGGCGCTGATCATCTCGATGAGCGGCTGCGGCGTCGGCTACTCGGTCGAGAGCCGCTACGTGGAGAACTTCCCGCGCATCCGGCGGCAGGGCGGGCACACCCCACTGCGCATGGTCGTCGAAGATTCGGCCGAAGGCTGGGCCGACGCGATGCGCGCCGGCATGCAGACCTGGTTCGAGGGCGGCGATATGGCCTTCGACCTGTCGCTGCTGCGACCGGCCGGCGCGCCGCTGCGCACCAAGGGCGGGCGGGCGTCCGGCCCCGAGCCGTTGCGCCAGATGCTCGACTTCCTGCGCGCGCGCATCCTGGCGCGCCAGGGCTCGTTCCTGCGTCCGATCGACGCGCACGACATGATGTGCGCCGTCGGCAACGCGGCGGTCAGCGGCGGCATGCGCCGCACGGCGATGATCTCGCTGTTCGACTACCACGACGCCGAGATGCTGGCCTCCAAGAACGGCGACTTCGAGCGCGAGAACAGCCAGCGCTGGAACGCCAACAACAGCACCGTCTGGCCGGAAGCCGGACTGACCCAGACCGAGATCCTGCGCCAAATGCTGGAAATGGCCGAGGGCGGGCGCGGCGAGCCCGGCATCTTCAGCCGCCAGGCCGCGCTGAACTCGGTGCCGGCGCGGCGCAAGCCGCTCGACTTCGGCACCAACCCGTGCGGCGAGATCATCCTGCGCCCGTGGGAGTTCTGCAATCTGTCGATCGCCGTCGCGCGCAAAGACGACACGTACGAGACGCTCAAAGAAAAGGTCGAGCTCGCGACGATCATCGGCACCATCCAGTCGATGGCGACGCACTTCCCCGGCCTGCGCCCGCAGTGGCAGGCCAACTGCGAAGACGAGCGACTGCTCGGCGTGGACATCAACGGGCAACTGGACAGCCGGGTCGCGCAGGATGCGTCGGTGCAGGCGAAGCTGCGCCAGGTCGCGGTGGAGACCAACCGGCAGGCGGCGCAGTCGCTCGGCATCAACGTCTCGGCCGCCGTGACGTGCGTCAAGCCGTCGGGCAACTCGTCGCAGTTGTTCGACTGCTCGTCGGGCATTCACGCACGCTGGGCGCCCTACTACATCCGCAACGTGCGCGTCAGCGGGCACTCGCCGCTGTTCAAAGTGCTACGCGACGCCGGCGCGCCGATGGACCCGGAGAATGGCCAGACACCGGAGAACGCCAATACCTGGGTGGTGCACTTCCCGGTCAAGGCGCCCGACGGCGCGATCACGCGCAACGACATCTCCGCGCTCCGGCAGTGCGAATACTGGCTGCAGGTCAAGCAGAATTGGACCGAGCACAACCCGAGCGTGACGATCACCTACACGCCGGATGAGGTGATCGAACTGGTCAAATGGGTCTGGGATCACCGCGATCTGGTCGGCGGCATGACGTTCCTGCCGGCGTACGATGCCCAGTACGCGCAGATGCCGTATCAGGATATCACGCAGGGCGAGTACGAGAAGCTGGCCGGACAGTTCCCGCAGATCGATTTCTCGAAGCTGTTCCGCTACGAGGAAGAAGACCTGACGACCGCCGCGCAGGAACTGGCGTGCGCCTCGGGCGTCTGCGAAGTGGATTTCGCGCCGGCGCCAAGCAACAACTAGCGCGCAAGCGCTGGACAAAAAAACAAACGCCCCGCTTCACCGCGGGGCGTTTGTTTTATTGACTGTGCGACCGATGTGTACGGCTCGACCGGTGCTGCGCGTACGATTCTTGAGATCTCCATCGTGCACCCTACGCCCCAATCGGATTGAGGCTGCCTTCGGTTCTTACACGCGCTCACACCCGCATTTCCACACCCGTGCTCTTGCTGCCCGCGAGTATCAGCGCACGATAGAACTCGCGCGTCGCGCCCGAGGAAAGCCAGTATTTCTCGAACAGCACTTTGCCCCAATGCCACGACGCGCCCGGCTGTTCCAGGTTTACTGCCGGACTGGGCGTAGCGTAGAAGTTGCCTGCTCCCATGGCGGCCATCCCGTGGCCGAGTTCGACCATTCAGTAACCGTGACCGTCGAAGACGGCGGCCGGCGTGCGCCCCTCCAGTTCCGCCGCGATGTTGGCGGCCACAACCTCCCCTTGCGCGTGCGCAAATGCGCCCGCCTTCGGCAAGAGCAGCGGTGTTTCGGGTTTCCAGCGCCCCGGTAACGTAATGGCCGTAGCGTCTCCGATGGCGAAGACGTTCGCATATTTGGTCCGCAGCGACGCACCATCCACCGGAATCCATCCCGCCTCGTTGGTCAGGCCGGCCTCGCGCGCCACCCGCGAACCAGTGTGTGGCGGAATCGCCACCAGCAAGTCATAGGAAGCATTCGGCGCGTTCTCAAACACAAGTTCCTTCCGTTCGCCGTCCACACTCTTCAACTGCGTGAGCGGGTGATAGGCGATGCCCGACCGTTCGACGATACCGCGCAGTTCGCCGCCCAGCGTTGGCCCGGCGACAGGCATCGGCATCGGCTCCGGCGTAAAGAGATCCATCTGCGCGTTTACTTTGCGTTTGTCAAAGGCCGACTTCAAGAGCAGCGCGGTCTCATAGGGCGCGGCGGGGCACTTGAAAGGCAAGCGCGCGACGACGACGGCGACGCGCCCGCCCGTAAACTTCTGCACCGCCTCCCACAACTTCGTCGCGCCGGTGAGCGTATACGACGTGTGCGCAGCGGCAGCCAGCCCAGGCATGCTTTCGGGTGCCAACCCCGCGCCCAGGGCGAACACGAGATAATCGCAATGGATTTCGCGCTCACCCACGCGGGCCGTCTGCGCGCCGGCATCAACCTGCGTGACTTCAGCCTGCACGAACTCGACACGCGGGTGGAGTAGGCGACGCACGTTGGGGGACACCTGCGCGGGCGTGCGCGCGCCGATCATCACCCACAGGAACGATGGCGCGAACTCGTGCCGGTCGGACTTGTCCACCAGCATGATATGGTGTTCGGGTTTGAGCAACCGGGCGAGCGCGTTGGCCGTTGCAATGCCGCCGGCACCGGCACCCAGAATGAGAATCGTCTTGGCTGTCATCGTGTCCCTCTGCTGGTATCAAAAACATAAGGCTCGTGGAGTTGATTGGAGTCAGTATACCCCAATCCCCCCATGAGCCTATTGTAAACCCAAAGTTACGCAAGTGCGATCAGACGCCGAGCGTCTGTTGCATCTCTGCAAACTGCTCTTTGGTAATCTCGCCCCGGGCGTAGCGGCGCTTGAGAATGTCAAGCGCGGACTCCGCCGTCGGTGCGCTCATACCCGTCGGCGCCGCACTGCGGGCCACCGACTGCACGAGCCAGACCACGCCTCCGATGATAAGCAGCCAGAAGAACAACATACCAAGTCCACCCATGAACGGGAACCCCCATCCACCCATCATGCCCGGTCCCATCATACCCCAGCCATAGCCACGCCCGGCGGCGACGCCGGCGAACGGAGCCACGACCAGCATAATGACGAGCAAAACTCCAACGGCCAGCACGATGGCCCACCCTGTTTTATTCATTTCAGATCACTCCTTCGGCCTATGATGCGGATACGCGTCATCAGTTGTTGCTGCGTGAGGCGTGTCCGCGACGCCGAGCACGCGTTTCATCTCCTCAAACTGTTCGCGGTTGATCTCTCCAAGCGCAAAGCGCCGTTTGAGGATCTCGCGCAACGATTCGCTCTGCGGCGGGTCGGCCTGCGCAGGCTGGGCGCTATGGCCCGCATGGTTCAGCATGTGCATCATGCAACACATCTTACACCTCCTGTACTATACCTTATCATCAAGTTATGGAGATTGTGTGAAGACGCGCTCACAGCGCCCCGATCACGCGTTCGTGCTGGGCAAGTAGATCCACCAACTGCGTATAATCGGCGAGC of Chloroflexota bacterium contains these proteins:
- a CDS encoding recombinase, which codes for MLIEKRGQALNPVSLVVMPTTITKRDGRVVMFDIERIENAMARCFASLGRTPSTPIKALSRQAVNIISAKFERPAVEDVQDVVEMVLQAAGEYEAAKHYILYRAEHAKQRKERPIPDAVRAAFDESDSYFPTQLQKFQFYDKYSRFNYDLGRRETWIETVDRAVDYLRELSQSRLPGETYARIRAGMLGMRAMPSMRLLAMAGAAARRNNIAIYNCSYQPVESIDSFVEALIISMSGCGVGYSVESRYVENFPRIRRQGGHTPLRMVVEDSAEGWADAMRAGMQTWFEGGDMAFDLSLLRPAGAPLRTKGGRASGPEPLRQMLDFLRARILARQGSFLRPIDAHDMMCAVGNAAVSGGMRRTAMISLFDYHDAEMLASKNGDFERENSQRWNANNSTVWPEAGLTQTEILRQMLEMAEGGRGEPGIFSRQAALNSVPARRKPLDFGTNPCGEIILRPWEFCNLSIAVARKDDTYETLKEKVELATIIGTIQSMATHFPGLRPQWQANCEDERLLGVDINGQLDSRVAQDASVQAKLRQVAVETNRQAAQSLGINVSAAVTCVKPSGNSSQLFDCSSGIHARWAPYYIRNVRVSGHSPLFKVLRDAGAPMDPENGQTPENANTWVVHFPVKAPDGAITRNDISALRQCEYWLQVKQNWTEHNPSVTITYTPDEVIELVKWVWDHRDLVGGMTFLPAYDAQYAQMPYQDITQGEYEKLAGQFPQIDFSKLFRYEEEDLTTAAQELACASGVCEVDFAPAPSNN
- a CDS encoding GNAT family N-acetyltransferase, with amino-acid sequence MPLNVQIYDTADAFDTLSSEWSALLGRAATNTLFLTREFQANWWQHFGAEGGLRLVVVRDDAGALAGIVPLYAEPPVDGRVALRLIGGVEVADYCDIIAPRGSEETVIAAAFDALCTRDNWHVLDLRNLPAASATRTLMAAQATARGFSAEERVEEVCPVITLPETFDAYLETLDKKQRHEVRRKLRKAHAEAEINWYVTGATHDLDQALSDFIDLHQKSQQNKDSFMTPAMQAYFRDLARIMLAAGWLELSFIEVNGQRAATYFSFVYDKQTLLYNSGYDPQAYAALSPGIVLLSHLIEHSIEQKRTHFDFLQGSETYKYRMGAVDTHVHMLTVSR
- a CDS encoding SHOCT domain-containing protein, which encodes MMGGWGFPFMGGLGMLFFWLLIIGGVVWLVQSVARSAAPTGMSAPTAESALDILKRRYARGEITKEQFAEMQQTLGV
- the modB gene encoding molybdate ABC transporter permease subunit — protein: MTTLSDWLAAPARGDDLAARRAVHAPLWLAAVPFLLFITLPVAALLLSTSPGGAWENLQRPDVALAVRLSIGTSLTATLLSIAFGTPVAMLMAWRTFPLKRVLDTFIDLPTVLPPAVAGVALLLAFGRRGLLGSTLDTLGIDIAFTTAAVIIAQTFIASPFYVKSAIVGFASIEREMLEAAALDGADRWQLFRFVLAPLAWTALAGGAVLTFARALGEFGATIIFAGNFPGRTQTMPLAIYLGFELHLDVALTLSLILVSFAFAALIIIKTFLRQS
- a CDS encoding SHOCT domain-containing protein, producing the protein MMHMLNHAGHSAQPAQADPPQSESLREILKRRFALGEINREQFEEMKRVLGVADTPHAATTDDAYPHHRPKE
- the nrdR gene encoding transcriptional repressor NrdR, whose translation is MKCPFCANADSKVIDTREVGGGIRRRRECFKCHQRFTTYERVAPIHLMVIKNDGRREEFNREKIFRSVQLACAKRPVSAEQMEQVVTEIETELFSIGQAEVRSDLVGQKVMEKLRALDDVAYVRFASVYRKFADVDSLADEIKALKERKQREEELKAQLKLI
- a CDS encoding NAD(P)/FAD-dependent oxidoreductase, which translates into the protein MTAKTILILGAGAGGIATANALARLLKPEHHIMLVDKSDRHEFAPSFLWVMIGARTPAQVSPNVRRLLHPRVEFVQAEVTQVDAGAQTARVGEREIHCDYLVFALGAGLAPESMPGLAAAAHTSYTLTGATKLWEAVQKFTGGRVAVVVARLPFKCPAAPYETALLLKSAFDKRKVNAQMDLFTPEPMPMPVAGPTLGGELRGIVERSGIAYHPLTQLKSVDGERKELVFENAPNASYDLLVAIPPHTGSRVAREAGLTNEAGWIPVDGASLRTKYANVFAIGDATAITLPGRWKPETPLLLPKAGAFAHAQGEVVAANIAAELEGRTPAAVFDGHGY
- a CDS encoding PadR family transcriptional regulator, with translation MSRTTRAPLAMEHALLGFLRRRPMHGYELYQQLCDPHGLWLIWRIKQSQLYALLAKLESEGLVSATLQTQETRPPRRVFRLTRAGRDRFLTWVRSPVPHGRDLRQDFLAKLYFAAREGAGAAAALVAVQQAECRAWLDERRTGSPADGAPFEALVKNFRLHQIEAMLAWLDTGTPALIAAAADS
- a CDS encoding dihydrodipicolinate synthase family protein; the encoded protein is MTTHDLTGIIPPMTTAFDTRENIDTGAVTAQVQFLASAGVNGICAGGSIGEGYTLEARELETLWTTVARAASPRPLVAGIIVNSTKQAIERCRIAKGAGAGALQVTPPHYLFKPDDEACLAHFRDIAEATDLPVLIYNVIPWCYLSAALMIRIMREVPGVLGVKQSNSDMKAVADLLMDLPPGKIVHSAIDALLYPTFALGAHGSIAAVPSAVPFETVAMWNAVQKKDYATAERLTWPILRLWNTIAGDLLPSGVKYVQSLQGVPSGYPRRPMRDLSDDQKSRVREAFAALKAV